One genomic window of Pantanalinema sp. includes the following:
- a CDS encoding penicillin-binding transpeptidase domain-containing protein translates to MTRLLLAALLVLGASAQAKASSLQQVATEALGSREGCIVALDPRDGTLLALVNPRVAAGGTYPVGSIAKLVTGLASLEAGLTDPARRLRCDGRYGAHRCWRRHGKLDLEEAIAQSCSTYFYAQGEALGSARLRAAFLQAGFGVRTGIGLPYESAGRLGTLTTREQVLDLAYGDTPLLLATPLQVASFTAALASGGVRRRPHWPGEPGRVLGAVPGGESLEAVRAGMRRAVLSGTAQPANVPGLALFGKTGSATQLAAPHLRHGWFAGFSPTLAVVVFVKHGTGFEAAAPIARRVFEGARS, encoded by the coding sequence ATGACGAGGCTGCTGCTCGCGGCGCTGCTGGTCCTGGGCGCGAGCGCCCAGGCCAAGGCCAGCTCGCTCCAGCAGGTCGCCACCGAGGCGCTCGGCTCGCGCGAGGGCTGCATCGTCGCGCTGGATCCGCGTGACGGCACCCTTCTGGCGCTGGTCAACCCCAGGGTGGCGGCAGGTGGGACCTACCCCGTCGGCTCGATCGCAAAGCTGGTGACGGGGCTCGCGAGCCTGGAGGCGGGCCTGACGGATCCCGCGCGCCGCTTGAGGTGCGACGGCCGCTACGGAGCCCACCGCTGCTGGAGGCGCCACGGGAAGCTCGATCTCGAGGAGGCGATCGCCCAGTCGTGTTCGACCTACTTCTACGCCCAGGGCGAGGCGCTCGGATCGGCCCGCCTCAGAGCGGCCTTCCTCCAGGCGGGCTTCGGCGTGCGCACCGGCATCGGCTTGCCGTACGAGAGCGCCGGGCGCTTGGGCACGCTCACGACGCGCGAACAGGTGCTCGATCTGGCCTACGGCGACACGCCGTTGCTGCTTGCGACCCCCTTGCAGGTGGCCTCTTTCACGGCGGCCCTCGCGTCGGGCGGGGTGCGTCGTCGCCCCCACTGGCCGGGCGAGCCCGGCCGCGTCCTCGGCGCCGTGCCGGGCGGCGAGAGCCTGGAGGCCGTGCGCGCCGGCATGCGGCGCGCGGTCCTTTCGGGCACGGCGCAGCCGGCCAACGTCCCGGGCCTTGCCCTCTTCGGCAAGACCGGCAGCGCCACCCAGCTTGCGGCCCCCCACCTGCGCCACGGCTGGTTCGCGGGCTTCAGCCCGACGCTCGCCGTCGTGGTCTTCGTCAAGCACGGGACGGGCTTCGAGGCGGCCGCCCCCATCGCGCGGCGGGTCTTCGAGGGGGCGCGCTCGTGA
- a CDS encoding SpoIID/LytB domain-containing protein → MRRLALACLLLAGLAQPALAQPAPGWVEVRVLERRLRDTLELAGTPPGVAPHGPCVVEAKGASLRLDGRPSPERVLLIGDRPDGVVELRVGSERRRYPGRVRLFAEAGRLVVVNEVPIERYVAGVVSAEMPADWPLQAKMAQAVLARTLAVRGGAHPGHALCDLTHCQAYAGLATGEAVRAAEATRGRILSDRGAPIRVLYHSTCAGQGADSRAVFGGPPVSYLLAQPDPYCAASPFAAPWRVRIAASRVAAALGRDEIDAVSVRDRAPGGWVGGVEVDGTAMTGYRFWQALGRHLGWGLVKSLNFDVRREGASFVFVGKGLGHGVGLCQWGARARARAGWDWRRILSAYYPGTRVVGVAP, encoded by the coding sequence GTGAGGCGCCTCGCCCTCGCTTGCCTCTTGCTCGCCGGCCTTGCCCAGCCCGCCCTGGCGCAGCCTGCGCCAGGCTGGGTGGAGGTCCGGGTCCTCGAGCGGCGCCTGCGCGACACCCTGGAGCTCGCTGGGACGCCTCCTGGCGTGGCGCCACACGGCCCTTGCGTCGTCGAGGCGAAGGGCGCCTCCCTTCGCCTCGACGGCCGGCCCTCGCCCGAGCGGGTCCTTTTGATCGGTGATCGGCCGGACGGCGTGGTGGAGCTGCGCGTCGGCTCCGAGCGCCGGCGCTACCCCGGCCGCGTGCGCCTCTTCGCCGAAGCTGGCCGCCTGGTCGTCGTCAACGAGGTCCCCATCGAGCGCTACGTGGCGGGGGTGGTCAGCGCCGAGATGCCCGCCGACTGGCCCTTGCAGGCGAAGATGGCCCAGGCGGTGCTCGCCCGTACCCTCGCGGTGCGCGGCGGCGCGCATCCCGGCCACGCTCTCTGCGACCTCACCCATTGCCAGGCGTACGCGGGCCTTGCGACCGGTGAGGCGGTGCGCGCCGCCGAGGCGACGCGCGGCCGCATCCTGAGCGATCGCGGCGCGCCGATCCGCGTCCTGTACCATTCGACCTGCGCGGGCCAAGGCGCGGACAGCCGTGCGGTCTTTGGGGGGCCGCCGGTCTCGTATCTGCTCGCTCAGCCCGACCCCTACTGCGCCGCTTCCCCGTTCGCTGCTCCCTGGCGCGTCCGGATCGCAGCCTCCCGGGTGGCCGCCGCCCTCGGCCGGGATGAAATCGACGCCGTCTCGGTGCGCGATCGCGCGCCGGGCGGCTGGGTGGGCGGCGTCGAGGTGGATGGCACGGCCATGACGGGCTACCGTTTCTGGCAGGCGCTCGGACGTCACTTGGGCTGGGGTCTGGTCAAGAGCCTCAATTTCGACGTCCGGCGCGAGGGCGCCTCCTTCGTCTTCGTCGGCAAGGGCCTGGGGCACGGGGTGGGGCTCTGCCAGTGGGGAGCGCGCGCTCGCGCGCGCGCCGGCTGGGACTGGCGGCGGATCCTTTCGGCCTACTACCCCGGGACCCGGGTGGTGGGAGTGGCGCCGTGA
- a CDS encoding AMMECR1 domain-containing protein: protein MRRVACALGLVLCLASAATALPLEAYRHDRALAREVRAIAHAAVRVYLKDGALPGAAPRGVDRRLLVPGGAFVTYARSGATRGCWGTVYPQQPTLYEAIGVAAVKALRFDYRHAPISRHEWERLDMFVSLVGPLTPASHPAELFPMREGLFVTARGRGAILLPGEARSARHQIAECRRKAGLKPHEPLLMFRFPTVVYGPESEAP from the coding sequence GTGAGGAGGGTCGCGTGCGCCCTGGGGCTCGTGCTGTGCCTGGCGAGCGCCGCCACGGCGCTGCCCCTCGAGGCCTACCGGCACGATCGGGCCCTCGCGCGCGAGGTGCGCGCGATCGCCCATGCGGCCGTCCGCGTCTACCTGAAGGACGGCGCCTTGCCGGGTGCCGCGCCGCGCGGCGTCGACAGGCGCTTGCTGGTACCGGGGGGCGCCTTCGTCACCTACGCGCGCTCGGGCGCGACCCGGGGGTGCTGGGGGACGGTCTACCCGCAGCAGCCGACGCTCTACGAGGCCATCGGGGTGGCGGCCGTCAAGGCCCTGCGCTTCGACTACCGGCACGCGCCCATCTCGAGGCACGAGTGGGAGCGCCTCGACATGTTCGTCTCGCTGGTCGGCCCGCTGACGCCCGCTTCCCATCCCGCAGAGCTCTTTCCCATGCGCGAGGGGCTCTTCGTCACGGCGCGGGGCCGCGGGGCGATCCTCTTGCCGGGCGAGGCCAGAAGCGCCCGCCACCAGATCGCCGAGTGCCGCCGGAAGGCGGGCCTCAAGCCCCACGAGCCCCTTCTCATGTTCCGCTTTCCCACCGTCGTCTATGGTCCAGAGAGCGAGGCCCCATGA
- a CDS encoding alpha-2-macroglobulin family protein: MNLRRVLTWLVILVVGLFGATGVGIIASEAPAGSVTGVVRDAAGKALPNARIHFMGPIIRTAIAQADGTFRMDRLPVGQYNVQARARGFDSQWSSPAIQVEEDRTVENVRFALAPRDPNVYFAHHQRVFTPKEKVRLGLRGTLLDRLHLKLYRIDLARLSTSSNALSHLSDASPAALGASATLVREWDRTVKPQASDEDDWFYRAIEVSDISRGAYMLAVEGSGVVRGVPARRSDTYWFEVTNLSLVTKRSADSVLVYAVDLLTNKPLSGVPVRAYDDRGLRWSAATDAEGLIRRSYRGAETLLLMGELSGAPAHAQSYYYGAGEQYRAQVFTDRPIYRPSQEVAYKAIIRRAMGGENLNLPALPVTVQVIDPQENVVHQVATRTDALGALDGRLTLAEEPLLGDYRVIVLVGGERHEAGFKVQEYRKPEFKLDVRPERARHYPGETAKAVVAASYYFGAPVVGAKVHYNVFSSSYYPWASEDDAFYSGFEGAEGYDWGYRNLVSQGEAVTDAAGHVTLSVPAELGRGEDGPSDQRYTVELEAVDASRQVVRGSGTFLVTQGALTLELTPDRYVYSPGASASVSVRALDLDGKPARTKASVRLERVETLTRDEGRTYETKRTPAGSWQVSTDARGEARLSVPIPDRSGDYRLVVTAADREGRVVTATTSMWVAGESWEGESYRQGLIRLTFDRKRYRVGEVAKVLVQLPRGDVYALLSVEGQRLYHAEVLGAGQAARIVSIPITKDYRPNAFVCAAVVDGKAFLQAERSLNVSPDASFLAVTVKPGKERYLPGEEARLDVETRTLAGRPVAAEVALGVVDEAIYALSPDPTPDIRRTFHGPSWNRVTTGYSFVEDYSGGPGKDTEEPRIRKNLKDTAAWFPRIRTGADGKATVRFLLPDNLTTWVVKAQAYTASTQVGVTREKFIATKDLLVRLAMPRFLVMGDRITIAALVHNYTPEDQTVRLALAASNLKVASTWPERLSVARNGLSRLDLSVEPVAPGTASLTFKAVGTGASDALALGVPVLAHGTPERLAFTGFTEAASPSSIELVVPPDAVPETLRFDLSLTPTPLAAIGPALSYLRRYPYGCLEQTTSRFVPELRASRVLSRLGLDGFGLGAQGRKQAEEGIARIVRFQHADGGWGWFGPDESEVDLTAYALFGLREASLSGFEVPAEPVRQALAYLERQGERLGKDLVTRHEVRRGAGADALASAVWALGAWDRSAPGLRDKLYASRADLSNYGRALATLAFAESGDEGRARTFWTELAGRAVRTGTLTHWESGAAAYSWYDGATETTAYAVRAGLAVAPGSPEVQEAVRWLLTTRQGDRWQSTKDTGAIVMALSDAVRTGAAEGLPEACEVLVDGSPVERLSLAAERRYTGATLSLDAARLAPGRHVVTLRPQGKGSLPYAALLSFDARREDIPAKAGSDVAVRRDYFQLDDKTFAGWQANGALAGSSFDPKQVAKLSPIGGRVKSQAKVLVRLTLEARAPLRYMLVEDPLIAGAEVVTPQGTAGWSGMAVRDDRVVFFERELASGSHALYYVLRPELPGDYHVLPTVAEGMYAPEVRARAAETRLEIAE, encoded by the coding sequence ATGAATCTCCGTCGCGTCTTGACTTGGCTTGTGATCCTGGTCGTCGGCCTCTTCGGGGCGACCGGGGTCGGGATCATCGCGAGCGAAGCCCCCGCGGGATCGGTGACCGGGGTGGTCCGCGACGCGGCGGGCAAGGCCCTGCCGAATGCGCGGATCCACTTCATGGGGCCCATCATCCGGACGGCGATCGCGCAGGCGGACGGGACCTTCCGGATGGATCGCCTGCCCGTCGGGCAGTACAACGTCCAGGCGCGTGCCAGGGGCTTCGACAGCCAGTGGTCCAGCCCTGCGATCCAGGTCGAGGAGGACCGCACCGTCGAAAATGTTCGCTTCGCCCTTGCTCCGCGCGATCCGAACGTCTACTTCGCCCACCACCAGCGCGTCTTCACCCCAAAGGAAAAGGTCCGCCTCGGCCTGCGCGGCACCCTCCTGGACAGGCTCCACCTGAAGCTCTACCGGATCGACCTGGCGCGCCTCTCGACCAGCTCCAACGCGCTCTCGCACCTCAGCGACGCGTCACCTGCCGCCCTCGGCGCCTCGGCCACCCTGGTGCGCGAGTGGGACCGCACCGTCAAGCCGCAGGCGAGTGACGAGGACGACTGGTTCTATCGCGCGATCGAGGTGAGCGACATTTCCCGCGGCGCCTACATGCTCGCGGTGGAAGGCTCGGGCGTGGTCCGGGGCGTGCCGGCCAGGCGCAGCGACACTTACTGGTTCGAGGTGACGAACCTGTCGCTGGTCACCAAGCGCTCGGCCGACTCGGTGCTGGTCTACGCGGTCGATCTCCTGACCAACAAGCCGCTCTCGGGGGTACCGGTCCGGGCCTACGACGACCGGGGCCTGCGCTGGAGCGCGGCGACCGACGCCGAGGGCCTCATCCGGCGCTCCTACCGGGGCGCCGAGACCCTCCTGCTCATGGGCGAGCTCTCGGGCGCGCCGGCCCACGCCCAGTCGTACTACTACGGCGCCGGGGAGCAGTACCGTGCCCAGGTCTTCACCGACCGCCCCATCTACCGGCCCAGCCAGGAGGTCGCCTACAAGGCCATCATCCGGCGCGCGATGGGCGGCGAGAACCTCAACTTGCCGGCGTTGCCCGTGACGGTCCAGGTGATCGATCCCCAGGAGAACGTGGTCCATCAGGTCGCCACGCGCACCGACGCGCTGGGTGCGCTCGACGGCCGCCTGACCCTTGCCGAGGAGCCCCTGCTCGGGGATTACCGGGTGATCGTCCTGGTCGGGGGCGAGCGGCACGAGGCGGGCTTCAAGGTGCAGGAGTACCGCAAGCCCGAGTTCAAGCTGGACGTGCGCCCCGAGCGCGCGCGCCACTACCCGGGAGAGACCGCCAAGGCGGTGGTCGCCGCCTCCTACTACTTCGGCGCCCCGGTCGTGGGCGCCAAGGTCCACTACAACGTCTTTTCGAGCTCCTACTACCCATGGGCGAGCGAGGATGACGCCTTCTACTCGGGCTTCGAGGGCGCGGAGGGTTACGACTGGGGCTACCGAAATCTCGTGAGCCAGGGCGAAGCCGTCACGGACGCGGCGGGGCACGTGACCCTCAGCGTCCCGGCCGAGCTGGGCCGGGGCGAGGACGGCCCCTCTGATCAGCGCTACACGGTGGAGCTCGAGGCGGTGGACGCGAGTCGTCAGGTCGTGCGCGGATCCGGCACCTTCCTGGTCACCCAGGGCGCCCTGACCCTCGAGCTGACGCCCGATCGCTACGTCTACTCTCCGGGGGCCTCGGCCAGCGTCTCGGTGAGGGCCCTGGACCTGGACGGCAAGCCCGCGCGGACCAAGGCGAGCGTGCGCTTGGAGCGGGTCGAGACCCTCACCCGCGACGAGGGGCGCACCTACGAGACCAAGCGCACCCCGGCGGGGAGCTGGCAGGTTTCGACCGACGCGCGAGGTGAGGCTCGGCTCTCGGTGCCGATCCCGGATCGCTCGGGTGATTATCGCCTCGTCGTGACGGCGGCCGACCGTGAAGGCCGCGTCGTCACTGCGACGACCTCCATGTGGGTGGCGGGCGAGAGCTGGGAAGGGGAAAGCTACCGACAGGGCCTCATCCGGCTGACCTTCGATCGGAAGCGGTACCGGGTGGGCGAGGTGGCGAAGGTCCTCGTGCAACTGCCGCGCGGCGACGTCTACGCGCTCTTGAGCGTCGAGGGCCAGCGCCTCTACCACGCCGAGGTGCTGGGTGCCGGCCAGGCGGCGCGGATCGTCTCGATTCCCATCACGAAGGACTATCGCCCCAACGCCTTCGTCTGCGCGGCGGTGGTGGACGGCAAGGCCTTCCTCCAGGCGGAGCGCTCGCTCAACGTGAGCCCTGACGCCTCCTTCCTCGCAGTGACGGTCAAGCCGGGCAAGGAGCGCTACCTGCCCGGCGAGGAGGCGCGCCTCGACGTGGAGACCCGCACCCTCGCGGGCCGGCCGGTCGCCGCCGAGGTGGCCCTCGGCGTGGTGGACGAGGCCATCTACGCGCTTTCCCCCGACCCCACCCCCGACATCCGCCGGACGTTCCACGGCCCCTCGTGGAACCGGGTGACGACCGGCTACTCCTTCGTCGAGGACTACTCGGGCGGCCCGGGCAAGGACACCGAGGAGCCGCGCATCCGCAAGAACCTGAAGGACACCGCCGCCTGGTTCCCCAGGATCCGCACCGGCGCCGACGGCAAGGCCACGGTGCGCTTCCTGTTGCCCGACAATCTCACCACCTGGGTGGTCAAGGCCCAGGCGTACACGGCGAGCACCCAGGTGGGCGTGACGCGAGAGAAGTTCATCGCGACCAAGGACCTTCTGGTGCGCCTCGCCATGCCGCGCTTCCTGGTCATGGGCGATCGCATCACCATCGCGGCCCTGGTCCACAACTACACCCCAGAGGACCAGACCGTGCGCCTGGCGCTCGCGGCGTCGAACCTCAAGGTGGCGAGCACCTGGCCCGAGCGGCTCTCGGTCGCGCGCAACGGCCTGTCGCGCCTGGACCTCTCGGTGGAGCCCGTGGCGCCGGGGACGGCGAGCCTCACCTTCAAGGCGGTGGGCACGGGCGCGAGCGACGCGCTCGCGCTCGGCGTGCCGGTGCTGGCGCACGGCACCCCAGAGCGCCTGGCCTTCACCGGCTTCACCGAGGCCGCGAGCCCCTCGTCAATCGAACTGGTGGTGCCACCGGACGCCGTCCCCGAGACGCTTCGCTTTGATCTGTCGCTCACCCCGACCCCGCTCGCGGCGATCGGCCCCGCCCTCTCCTACCTCAGGCGCTACCCCTACGGCTGCCTCGAGCAGACCACCAGCCGCTTCGTCCCCGAGCTCCGCGCCTCGCGGGTCCTTTCCCGGCTCGGCCTGGACGGCTTCGGCCTCGGAGCGCAGGGGCGCAAGCAGGCCGAGGAGGGCATCGCCCGGATCGTGCGCTTCCAGCATGCGGACGGAGGCTGGGGATGGTTCGGCCCCGACGAGAGCGAGGTGGACCTTACGGCATACGCCCTCTTCGGCCTGCGCGAGGCGAGCCTCTCGGGCTTCGAGGTGCCGGCCGAGCCCGTGCGGCAGGCCCTCGCTTACCTCGAGCGGCAGGGCGAGCGCCTCGGGAAGGACCTGGTGACCAGGCACGAGGTGCGGCGCGGGGCGGGCGCCGATGCCCTCGCCTCGGCCGTCTGGGCCCTCGGCGCCTGGGATCGAAGCGCGCCCGGGCTGCGCGACAAGCTCTACGCCAGCCGAGCGGATCTCTCGAACTACGGCCGCGCCCTGGCGACGCTCGCCTTCGCGGAGTCGGGCGATGAGGGGCGGGCCCGCACCTTCTGGACGGAGCTTGCGGGTCGCGCCGTGCGCACCGGCACCCTGACCCACTGGGAGAGCGGGGCGGCCGCCTACTCCTGGTACGACGGGGCCACCGAGACGACGGCGTATGCCGTGCGAGCGGGGCTTGCCGTCGCCCCCGGCTCGCCCGAGGTGCAGGAGGCCGTTCGCTGGCTGCTGACGACCCGCCAGGGCGATCGCTGGCAGAGCACCAAGGACACGGGAGCCATCGTGATGGCCCTCTCCGACGCCGTTCGGACGGGAGCAGCCGAGGGCTTGCCCGAGGCCTGCGAGGTGCTCGTCGACGGATCGCCGGTGGAGCGCCTGTCGCTCGCCGCCGAGCGACGTTACACGGGAGCGACCCTTTCGCTCGACGCGGCACGGCTGGCACCTGGCCGCCACGTCGTCACCCTGAGGCCCCAAGGCAAGGGGAGCCTGCCCTACGCGGCGCTGCTTTCGTTCGACGCGCGGCGCGAGGACATCCCGGCCAAGGCCGGATCGGACGTCGCGGTCCGCCGGGATTACTTCCAGCTCGACGACAAGACCTTCGCCGGGTGGCAGGCTAACGGTGCATTGGCCGGTTCGAGCTTCGACCCCAAGCAGGTGGCCAAGCTCTCGCCGATCGGCGGAAGGGTGAAGTCGCAGGCCAAGGTCCTCGTGCGCCTGACGCTCGAGGCGCGCGCGCCGCTGCGCTACATGCTCGTCGAGGACCCGCTGATCGCGGGGGCCGAGGTGGTGACGCCCCAGGGGACCGCCGGGTGGAGCGGCATGGCCGTGAGGGACGACAGGGTCGTCTTCTTCGAGCGGGAGCTGGCCTCGGGATCCCATGCGCTGTACTACGTGCTGCGGCCCGAGCTGCCGGGGGATTACCACGTGCTGCCCACGGTGGCCGAGGGGATGTACGCACCCGAGGTGCGGGCCCGCGCCGCCGAGACGCGCCTGGAGATCGCGGAGTGA
- a CDS encoding VanW family protein, with protein MRPRLWALVPLLVLALGLGLWTRRPFQAELGAFRSGLFERSEAQRANIARAAAAIDGAVIEPGEVWSFNARVGPRTPERGYRLAPAYLERDLTSSVGGGICQVSSTLYNAAALGGLAIVERHPHLRRVRSVPPGRDATVWYGRADLRLRNAGVAPVRLEARLVDEALWVRVKGDASGTRRIRLETTPSTASRPGGGTYRTVRHVTGEGAPRAEILSLDSYLD; from the coding sequence GTGAGGCCCCGCCTCTGGGCTCTGGTTCCGCTCTTGGTCCTCGCACTCGGGCTCGGCCTGTGGACGAGGCGCCCCTTCCAGGCGGAGCTGGGGGCGTTTCGCTCCGGGCTCTTCGAGCGCAGCGAGGCGCAGCGGGCGAACATCGCGCGGGCCGCGGCGGCCATCGACGGGGCGGTCATCGAGCCGGGCGAGGTCTGGTCGTTCAACGCGCGGGTCGGCCCCCGCACCCCGGAGCGGGGCTACCGGCTCGCGCCCGCCTACCTGGAGCGCGACCTGACCAGCAGCGTCGGCGGCGGCATCTGCCAGGTGTCCTCGACCCTCTACAACGCCGCCGCGCTGGGGGGGCTTGCGATCGTCGAGCGCCACCCCCACCTGCGCCGGGTGCGCTCGGTGCCGCCCGGCCGCGACGCCACCGTGTGGTACGGGCGCGCGGACCTGCGCCTGCGCAACGCCGGCGTCGCGCCCGTGCGCCTCGAGGCGCGCCTGGTGGACGAGGCCCTCTGGGTTCGCGTGAAGGGGGATGCCTCTGGCACCAGGCGCATCCGGCTGGAGACGACCCCTTCCACCGCGAGCCGCCCGGGAGGCGGCACCTACCGCACGGTGCGGCACGTCACGGGCGAGGGAGCCCCGCGCGCCGAGATCTTGTCGCTCGATTCCTATCTCGACTAG
- a CDS encoding glutaredoxin family protein encodes MPRLTLYSGPGCCLCDQAKALLDKVAADQPFQLDIVDIHSDAALYERFRYAIPVIAVDGEVVMAGKVTEFWIRKALRGEPLGREARTALASSARG; translated from the coding sequence ATGCCGCGCCTGACGCTCTATTCCGGACCGGGTTGCTGTCTTTGCGACCAGGCCAAGGCCCTGCTCGACAAGGTCGCTGCCGATCAGCCCTTTCAGCTCGACATCGTCGACATCCACTCGGACGCCGCCCTCTACGAGCGCTTCCGCTACGCGATCCCGGTCATCGCGGTGGACGGTGAGGTCGTGATGGCCGGAAAGGTGACCGAGTTCTGGATCCGCAAGGCCTTGCGGGGCGAGCCTCTGGGCCGCGAGGCCCGCACGGCGCTCGCCTCGAGCGCACGAGGCTAG
- a CDS encoding Hpt domain-containing protein — protein sequence MAAYSRPGYVATVRQALASLIPLFMENRQLDVQTLRVALAKHDLATVRRVGHNLAGMGSTFGFPAITDCGRSLERAAKASDAAELSRLISVLEDYIARVEIRYIP from the coding sequence TTGGCCGCATATTCTCGGCCCGGCTACGTTGCCACCGTGCGTCAAGCGCTCGCCTCCTTGATCCCGCTCTTCATGGAGAACCGCCAGCTCGACGTGCAGACCCTGCGCGTCGCTCTGGCCAAGCACGATCTGGCCACCGTCAGGCGGGTGGGCCACAACCTTGCAGGCATGGGCAGCACCTTCGGCTTCCCGGCGATCACGGACTGCGGGCGCTCGCTCGAGCGGGCCGCGAAGGCCTCGGACGCAGCGGAGCTTTCGCGGCTCATTTCGGTGCTCGAGGATTACATCGCGCGCGTGGAGATCCGTTACATCCCGTAG
- a CDS encoding EamA family transporter, with protein MNKHLPLLLAISLIWGSQFFFNAIALNTLPPLTIALLRSGIAALTLALIFHFSRERRATPVEARKIPFSTYFGIAVVDATLPFFLMTWGQRQLESGTAAILNGTIPLFALILTPLLIAGTRLTLGNFLSIGLGFFSVLVLNAASLQHGLGGSTLPMVAMLGGSACFAAGLVLIKRLDSPTFITTARNILFASTLQLLPLALWVDRPWTLPWSLEALGALLFLGAVNAGLAYLLYVVLIAKAGPTFASLSNYMVPMVGMMLGIFLLGEPFHPISIVALLILFAALSLNGWTPRKKRQPA; from the coding sequence ATGAACAAACACCTTCCGCTCCTCCTGGCGATAAGCCTCATCTGGGGATCCCAGTTCTTCTTCAACGCGATCGCCCTGAATACCCTGCCGCCGCTCACCATCGCGCTGCTACGCTCGGGGATCGCGGCCCTGACCCTGGCCCTGATCTTCCATTTCTCGCGCGAGCGCCGCGCGACGCCGGTCGAAGCCCGCAAGATCCCCTTTTCGACCTACTTCGGGATCGCCGTGGTGGATGCGACCCTGCCCTTCTTCTTGATGACCTGGGGCCAGCGCCAGCTCGAGAGCGGCACCGCCGCCATCCTGAACGGGACCATCCCCCTCTTCGCCCTGATCCTGACGCCGCTCTTGATCGCAGGGACGCGTCTGACGCTCGGCAACTTCCTGAGCATCGGGCTCGGCTTCTTCAGCGTGCTGGTGCTCAACGCGGCGAGCCTCCAGCATGGCCTCGGCGGGAGCACGCTGCCCATGGTCGCGATGCTCGGCGGATCGGCTTGCTTCGCGGCCGGGCTCGTGCTGATCAAGCGCCTCGACTCGCCGACCTTCATCACCACGGCCCGCAACATCCTCTTCGCCTCGACGCTCCAGTTGCTGCCGCTCGCGCTGTGGGTGGACCGCCCCTGGACGCTCCCCTGGAGCCTCGAGGCGCTGGGGGCCTTGCTCTTCCTCGGCGCGGTGAACGCAGGGCTTGCCTACTTGCTGTACGTGGTGCTGATCGCCAAGGCGGGGCCGACCTTCGCGTCGCTGAGCAACTACATGGTGCCCATGGTCGGGATGATGCTCGGGATCTTCTTGCTGGGAGAGCCCTTCCACCCCATCAGCATCGTGGCGCTCCTGATCCTCTTCGCGGCGCTCTCGCTCAACGGCTGGACGCCGCGCAAGAAGCGCCAACCAGCGTAA
- a CDS encoding NADH:flavin oxidoreductase/NADH oxidase — protein sequence MHLFDPLVLRAVSFRNRIGVSPMCQYSAVDGFANDWHLVHLGARAVGGAGLVMVEATAVEAIGRISPQDVGIWSEAHAEPLARLARFLRENGAVAGIQLAHAGRKASTSRPWEGGAPLSSEQGGWETLCAPSAIPFDEGCSVPQALDEAGIRRVVQAFAAAAERAVAAGFSLVEIHAAHGYLLHEFLSPLSNQRSDAYGGSFENRIRLLVEVVEAVRARCPEGMPVFVRISATDWAEGGWDADQSVELARRLKGRGVDLVDVSTGGLVPGAVIPVGPNYQVPFAARIKREALIPTSAVGLISAPEQADAVIREGQADLVLLGREFLRDPYWPLHAAHSLGHEMAWPPQYDRAKPRDRR from the coding sequence ATGCATTTGTTCGATCCCCTGGTGCTCCGCGCGGTCTCGTTCCGCAACCGGATCGGGGTCTCGCCCATGTGCCAGTACTCCGCCGTGGACGGCTTCGCCAACGACTGGCACCTGGTGCATCTCGGCGCGCGGGCCGTCGGCGGGGCGGGCCTCGTCATGGTCGAAGCGACCGCAGTCGAGGCCATCGGCCGCATCTCGCCCCAGGACGTGGGGATCTGGTCGGAGGCTCACGCCGAGCCGCTCGCTCGCCTGGCGCGCTTCTTGCGCGAGAACGGCGCGGTCGCGGGGATCCAGCTTGCGCATGCCGGGCGCAAGGCGAGTACCAGCCGCCCCTGGGAGGGCGGGGCTCCCCTCTCGAGCGAGCAGGGGGGATGGGAGACGCTGTGCGCCCCGAGCGCCATCCCGTTCGACGAGGGTTGCTCGGTCCCGCAGGCCCTGGACGAGGCGGGGATTCGCCGGGTGGTGCAGGCGTTCGCCGCTGCGGCCGAACGGGCCGTGGCAGCGGGCTTTTCGCTGGTCGAGATCCACGCCGCCCATGGCTACTTGCTCCACGAGTTCCTCTCGCCGCTCTCCAACCAGCGCTCGGACGCTTACGGCGGCTCCTTCGAGAACCGCATCCGCCTGCTCGTCGAGGTGGTGGAGGCCGTGCGCGCGCGCTGCCCCGAAGGCATGCCCGTCTTCGTCCGGATCTCGGCGACCGACTGGGCCGAGGGGGGCTGGGACGCGGATCAATCGGTCGAGCTGGCCAGGCGCCTCAAGGGGCGGGGCGTCGATCTGGTGGATGTCTCGACCGGCGGGCTCGTTCCCGGTGCGGTCATTCCCGTCGGTCCCAACTACCAGGTCCCGTTCGCGGCAAGGATCAAGCGCGAGGCGCTCATCCCCACCTCGGCGGTCGGCCTCATCAGCGCGCCCGAGCAGGCCGACGCCGTGATCCGCGAGGGCCAGGCGGACCTGGTCCTGCTCGGCCGCGAGTTCCTGCGCGACCCTTACTGGCCGCTGCATGCGGCCCATTCCCTGGGCCACGAGATGGCCTG